In a single window of the Candidatus Neomarinimicrobiota bacterium genome:
- a CDS encoding carboxypeptidase regulatory-like domain-containing protein produces PQFIETFVGIGDSLAGLNFVFEPATASISGTLTDENANGIPGVRIFAESDGPSEVSDTTDANGMYSLPVIGGHWHVRPSGRDLIDNGYMVPYRRDEGVDIFDGDSVTVDFLTYFADATITGTATFTDASPVAGAEIWGDTFDFFTRTETAADGSYTLMVSSALDTVMHTDEFGNTYTSYGYWVNAWVEGALPQPPGYGDVPAAATGKDFLFFPTDATLSGHIFFETTFNPVRNAFINAYTMDDTNFFFSGTDTDDDGFYELELIGGSTWFIEVFRPDMGWPPAITDTIEVFAGVSIVRDYFLPELAQFVFVEGHVYNPDGFPVGNARVEIIQTDGPFYAQTFTDGDGYFFVDGVPTFSQFDIVASAEGYPPQVQHHSTGADGIYVGFFLGGERIRVAGQVTSAADGAPIIGALVLAFEQGFLDEGEFTDEGGFYELFLKPAEYLLRAGATGFLVDSVRFVVETDTTVDFVLADAGALLTETVTGTVTAPDDTPIPRVFVLFVTADYMAQTFTGADGIYTLDLLPGSYFSLFAREGFLEETKEWDVPGGPFDVVMTPETFLDLTAVLDAPNDHGRWVHARWSVNRLIAGEVSRFELWEIGFGANPMEDMPIMHAGTSPALGDADRYFLPARTSQGDVIPHWYVVTGHYGDDPWPRFISNQMSGASMDNLPPQAPANLATAVESGTVTISWAPSVDDPEEGTAVQFYSVYRSDSDAEFALVGNTAETSFADALGSGVYQWQVTATDFAGNVSAPSAPTTAITLGVDGNLAVPEVYALRSNYPNPFNPSTTIVYELPEAGPVSLKVYDLTGKHIRTLVNESVPAGYFQVVWDGRDAHGAALATGVYFYRLVASQGYAKTLKMVLMK; encoded by the coding sequence GGCATTCCTGGTGTACGCATCTTCGCCGAATCGGATGGACCTAGCGAAGTCAGCGACACCACGGATGCCAACGGTATGTATTCCCTGCCCGTCATCGGGGGCCACTGGCACGTGCGCCCCAGCGGCCGGGACCTTATCGATAACGGCTACATGGTGCCTTATCGACGCGATGAGGGCGTCGATATCTTTGACGGCGATAGTGTCACCGTTGATTTCCTGACTTATTTTGCCGATGCCACGATTACCGGCACGGCAACATTCACCGATGCCAGCCCCGTAGCCGGTGCCGAAATCTGGGGTGACACGTTTGACTTCTTCACCCGGACGGAGACCGCCGCCGATGGTAGCTATACGCTCATGGTGAGCTCTGCGCTGGATACGGTGATGCATACGGATGAGTTTGGCAACACCTACACCAGCTACGGCTATTGGGTTAATGCCTGGGTGGAAGGCGCCCTGCCGCAGCCGCCCGGGTATGGTGATGTGCCCGCTGCCGCGACGGGCAAGGACTTCCTGTTCTTCCCCACTGACGCCACTTTGAGCGGCCATATCTTCTTTGAAACAACGTTTAATCCCGTTCGCAATGCCTTCATCAACGCCTATACCATGGACGATACCAACTTCTTCTTCAGCGGGACCGACACCGATGATGACGGTTTCTACGAACTGGAGCTGATTGGCGGGTCTACCTGGTTTATCGAGGTATTCCGGCCCGACATGGGTTGGCCGCCGGCGATAACCGATACCATCGAGGTCTTCGCGGGTGTATCGATTGTGCGGGACTACTTCCTGCCGGAACTCGCCCAGTTCGTATTTGTTGAGGGACACGTCTATAACCCCGATGGTTTCCCGGTGGGTAACGCCCGGGTGGAGATCATTCAGACCGACGGGCCGTTCTACGCCCAGACCTTCACCGATGGGGACGGCTACTTCTTCGTCGACGGGGTGCCCACCTTCAGCCAGTTCGATATCGTGGCGTCGGCCGAAGGCTATCCGCCCCAGGTGCAGCATCACAGCACCGGTGCAGACGGCATCTACGTCGGCTTCTTCCTCGGTGGGGAACGGATCAGGGTCGCGGGACAGGTGACCTCCGCTGCCGATGGAGCGCCCATCATTGGGGCCTTGGTCCTGGCCTTCGAGCAGGGGTTCCTCGACGAGGGCGAGTTCACGGACGAGGGCGGTTTCTATGAGCTCTTCTTGAAGCCCGCGGAGTATCTGCTCAGGGCCGGCGCCACCGGCTTCCTGGTGGACTCCGTGCGGTTCGTAGTGGAGACGGACACCACCGTCGACTTCGTTCTCGCCGATGCCGGCGCACTGCTCACCGAGACGGTCACCGGAACGGTCACCGCTCCGGACGACACTCCGATTCCAAGGGTATTCGTCCTCTTCGTCACGGCAGACTATATGGCCCAGACCTTCACCGGCGCCGATGGTATCTACACCCTGGACCTCCTGCCCGGCAGTTACTTTTCCCTCTTCGCCAGGGAGGGTTTCCTGGAAGAGACCAAGGAGTGGGATGTTCCGGGTGGCCCGTTCGACGTGGTTATGACGCCGGAAACGTTCCTGGATTTGACGGCCGTTCTGGATGCGCCCAATGACCATGGCCGCTGGGTCCATGCCCGTTGGAGTGTCAACCGCCTCATCGCCGGCGAAGTATCCCGCTTCGAACTGTGGGAGATCGGGTTCGGGGCCAATCCCATGGAGGACATGCCCATCATGCATGCCGGCACCTCCCCCGCCCTGGGCGACGCGGACAGATACTTCCTGCCGGCGCGCACTAGCCAGGGTGACGTGATCCCGCACTGGTATGTCGTCACCGGTCACTACGGCGACGACCCCTGGCCGCGCTTCATCTCCAACCAGATGTCGGGCGCCTCTATGGATAATCTGCCGCCGCAAGCGCCCGCTAACCTGGCGACCGCTGTGGAGTCCGGCACGGTAACCATCTCCTGGGCGCCCTCTGTGGATGACCCGGAGGAGGGCACGGCCGTGCAGTTCTACTCGGTATACCGCTCAGATAGCGATGCTGAGTTCGCCCTTGTGGGCAACACGGCCGAGACGTCCTTTGCGGATGCCCTGGGCAGCGGGGTGTACCAGTGGCAGGTGACGGCCACCGATTTCGCCGGCAACGTCTCGGCCCCCTCGGCCCCCACCACCGCCATCACCCTGGGTGTTGACGGCAACCTGGCCGTTCCGGAGGTCTATGCCCTGCGCAGCAACTATCCCAACCCCTTCAATCCCAGCACGACCATCGTTTACGAGCTGCCCGAAGCCGGGCCGGTGTCCCTGAAGGTCTATGACCTTACCGGGAAGCACATCAGAACGCTGGTAAACGAGAGCGTACCGGCCGGGTATTTCCAGGTGGTCTGGGATGGCCGCGATGCCCACGGCGCCGCGCTGGCTACAGGCGTCTATTTCTACCGCCTCGTGGCCAGCCAGGGCTATGCCAAGACCCTCAAGATGGTGCTGATGAAGTAA
- the ispE gene encoding 4-(cytidine 5'-diphospho)-2-C-methyl-D-erythritol kinase translates to MALTLPANAKVNLGLHITGRRDDGYHLLHTLYQEISFGDTLTLSEGSSGSVTMRVSGPAAEGVPTGGDNLCVRAARLLQARLRTRRGVHILLQKHIPAGSGLGGGSSDAGAVLRGLNRYWQAGLTPAELEALAVELGADVPFFIRGGLQLGAGIGDDLTPLSQQLAYALVLVIPPFSVDTAWAYGQLAARESFSAPPAFDQLLAQTPIPWDRFSNDFEGVVFPRYRRLAEIKRELRELGAVYAGLSGSGSAVFGLFEEAPGDKAHYQRWPDCQVVNANPLQSTA, encoded by the coding sequence GTGGCCCTGACCCTCCCAGCCAACGCCAAGGTGAACCTGGGGCTGCACATTACCGGGCGGCGGGACGACGGCTACCACCTGCTGCATACCCTTTACCAGGAGATCAGCTTTGGCGACACCCTCACCCTCAGCGAGGGCAGCTCCGGCAGCGTAACCATGCGGGTCTCCGGCCCGGCGGCCGAGGGCGTGCCTACCGGCGGCGACAACCTGTGCGTCCGCGCGGCGAGACTGCTACAGGCCCGCTTGCGGACGCGCCGGGGTGTCCACATCCTACTGCAGAAGCACATTCCGGCGGGCAGCGGTCTGGGGGGTGGTTCCAGCGACGCCGGGGCAGTCCTCCGGGGATTGAACCGCTATTGGCAGGCAGGCCTCACACCGGCGGAACTGGAAGCCTTGGCCGTGGAGCTGGGCGCCGACGTGCCGTTTTTCATCCGTGGCGGACTGCAACTGGGCGCGGGTATCGGTGACGACCTCACGCCGCTGAGCCAGCAGCTGGCCTACGCGCTGGTCCTGGTGATCCCCCCATTCTCAGTGGACACGGCGTGGGCTTATGGGCAGCTGGCCGCGCGGGAAAGTTTTTCGGCGCCCCCGGCATTCGACCAGCTGCTGGCGCAGACGCCCATTCCCTGGGACCGCTTCAGTAACGACTTCGAGGGGGTGGTTTTCCCACGCTACCGGCGGTTGGCGGAGATCAAGCGCGAGCTGCGGGAGCTGGGGGCGGTCTACGCGGGACTGTCAGGGAGCGGGAGCGCGGTGTTCGGGCTGTTCGAGGAGGCCCCCGGGGACAAAGCGCACTACCAGCGTTGGCCCGACTGCCAGGTGGTCAACGCCAATCCCCTCCAAAGCACGGCCTGA
- a CDS encoding glutamate--tRNA ligase: MSVRVRFAPSPTGFLHVGGLRTALYNWLFARGQSGTFILRIEDTDPSRQVEGAVDNLLASLAWAGLDIDEGPGMGGEHGPYLQSQRLDIYHNHVRQLLAGGHAYPCFCTPERLTEVRERQRSLGLASRYDRHCRNLPPGEAASRAENEPHVVRLAVPETGRIVMEDIVRQKVGFDLESVDDQVLLKTDGFPTYHLANVVDDHLMAVSHVIRGEEWLPSMPKHLLLYRFFQWEPPQFAHLPLLLNPDRSKLSKRQGTVAVENYRQEGYLAQTLVNFVALLGWHDASNQELFSLDELVQAFSLERIQKGGAIFDREKLLWLNGQHIRRLSLDQFRNAIEALLDPDWQLTDTLAAAIHTKVNLLTEAPDQLAFFFEEPLVLDEAAQESLASAEARGVLLALQSRLEEVSEFSGEWFLSAVKGIGAEFAIKGRDLWQPIRAAIAGRVAGPDMVTIVEHFGLDKLRQRIQAALSAK, encoded by the coding sequence TCCTGCGTATCGAGGATACGGACCCGTCGCGCCAGGTGGAAGGGGCCGTGGACAACCTGTTGGCGTCGCTGGCATGGGCCGGGCTGGATATTGATGAGGGTCCCGGCATGGGCGGCGAGCACGGCCCCTATCTGCAATCGCAGCGGTTGGACATCTATCATAACCACGTCCGCCAGTTGCTGGCGGGCGGCCACGCCTACCCCTGCTTCTGCACGCCGGAGCGGCTGACAGAGGTTCGGGAACGCCAACGCAGCCTGGGTCTGGCGTCACGCTACGACCGCCACTGCCGCAACCTGCCGCCCGGTGAAGCCGCATCCCGCGCCGAGAACGAGCCCCACGTGGTACGACTGGCGGTACCGGAGACGGGCCGCATCGTCATGGAGGACATCGTTCGCCAGAAGGTCGGCTTCGACCTGGAATCGGTGGACGACCAGGTGCTGCTAAAGACGGACGGCTTTCCCACCTACCACCTGGCCAACGTGGTGGACGACCACCTCATGGCGGTAAGCCACGTCATTCGCGGCGAGGAGTGGCTGCCCAGCATGCCCAAGCACCTGCTGCTCTACCGCTTTTTCCAGTGGGAGCCGCCCCAGTTCGCCCACCTGCCGCTGCTACTCAACCCCGACCGCTCAAAACTCTCCAAGCGGCAGGGCACGGTGGCGGTGGAGAACTACCGGCAGGAGGGCTATCTGGCCCAGACGCTGGTAAACTTCGTGGCCCTGCTGGGCTGGCACGATGCCTCCAACCAGGAGCTATTTTCATTGGACGAACTGGTGCAGGCCTTCAGCCTGGAGCGCATCCAGAAAGGGGGCGCCATTTTTGACCGGGAGAAGCTCCTGTGGCTCAACGGCCAGCACATCCGGCGGCTGAGCCTGGATCAATTTCGGAATGCCATTGAGGCTCTGCTGGACCCGGACTGGCAACTCACCGACACCCTGGCGGCCGCTATCCACACCAAGGTCAATCTGCTGACGGAAGCACCCGACCAACTGGCCTTTTTCTTCGAGGAACCGCTGGTGCTGGACGAGGCGGCGCAGGAATCCCTCGCCAGCGCGGAGGCCCGGGGCGTTCTGCTGGCCCTGCAGTCCCGGCTGGAAGAGGTTAGCGAGTTCTCGGGCGAATGGTTTCTCTCCGCGGTGAAGGGGATCGGGGCCGAATTTGCCATCAAGGGTCGCGACCTGTGGCAGCCCATCCGTGCCGCCATCGCCGGTCGGGTGGCCGGGCCGGACATGGTGACCATCGTGGAGCACTTCGGTTTGGACAAGCTGCGCCAGCGGATACAAGCCGCGCTGTCGGCCAAGTAG